A genome region from Halorussus pelagicus includes the following:
- a CDS encoding LamG-like jellyroll fold domain-containing protein, whose amino-acid sequence MTDVREATDDLLAEKPDLESDLREVLAVDERADNWTFEEVPLDSGTFGELVSQGIVVKDGDEYEIADPQAVQASLDGESEKATKHDSGGGPTMPDLSLPSVSRVEAGALGTVLAFVLLMRTYIYPSVFRGEYVVLPSNDPYYYRYWVDQLAVNATGVFDFSVLSGLPTAVEKGEPLTVATLWWLTNLLGGADASGLVLAWYPVVSALVVSLLVYALAVRVTGDRRVGLASVAFLAVSPAFAYRTGLGFADHHAFDYPWLVLTALTLVVLADVDRESLQRPRTLLWSAILGVAVAGQVLAWEAGPLLVGALGVYVASRAIADVRADRSPLVTTAPVLAGLALASVLSHLAHAGFGWHTDVVAYSPVLLLVGVAAISLLGEAVRRVGMPAYVLGTAEVAGALSGLALIFSFLPSYASVLNYQIDFLLFRTGIAENRSMFAGGPSGILLGPILELGFAWVLALPMLGWASWRVYRRDHTEWVVVCVYGWYFLVLATLQRRFVGEFTPFVAILAGYAFVVLGAKLNIVTGPSFARSRANKQSQSADGGVESIGLPDRGTIVALAVLFLFVSSAGAVQTGVRNEQVKIDDDKVDAAVWMGSYAEDRGLEYPENYVLSKWGRNRMYNYFVNDEAKSYTFAERNYEKFLSSHDPEAEYNRLSDRVGFLVTKNLDLNGEALPESNYARLHKRFGSVGPNGERGAGHYRAVYASEDGSVKVFTLVPGVSITGEAKPNTTLTIEKKIDIEGASFMYERAISVNELGVYEVTVPYPGTYEIGGETVEVSEREVRAGTQMNLLGDSGAYWPFDDPTDDTAYDVRSGNHLTAGSAKWVESRHGNAIVLNKTQKLQTDDSPSLDANESVTMAMWFRTNQSVDYRNDVKYPRIALKGEVTPFRKTDGYQIAMARGQLIGVVGNGTNAAKVQGPRVDDGKWHHATLMWNGTEATLYVDGQAVDRADWTGTIGNDDSFVVGHGYPGTIDEMRVWKRGLSPEEIREFRSDESSGSETGQ is encoded by the coding sequence ATGACTGACGTACGCGAGGCGACTGACGACCTCCTCGCGGAGAAACCCGATCTTGAATCGGACCTCCGCGAAGTCCTCGCAGTAGACGAGCGTGCTGACAACTGGACCTTCGAGGAAGTTCCGCTCGACTCGGGAACGTTTGGCGAACTCGTCTCGCAGGGCATCGTTGTGAAGGACGGCGACGAGTACGAAATCGCCGACCCACAAGCAGTTCAGGCGAGTCTCGACGGCGAGAGCGAGAAAGCCACCAAACACGACTCCGGCGGTGGACCAACGATGCCCGACCTCTCGCTTCCCTCAGTGTCGCGGGTCGAAGCGGGCGCGCTCGGAACCGTGCTGGCGTTTGTCCTCCTGATGCGGACGTACATTTATCCGAGCGTCTTCCGCGGCGAGTACGTCGTCCTTCCCTCAAACGACCCCTACTACTATCGCTATTGGGTTGACCAACTTGCCGTAAACGCTACCGGCGTCTTCGACTTCAGCGTCCTCTCCGGACTTCCCACTGCTGTGGAGAAGGGCGAACCCCTGACGGTCGCTACGCTCTGGTGGCTGACAAACCTCCTCGGTGGCGCAGATGCTTCAGGACTGGTGTTAGCGTGGTATCCCGTTGTGTCGGCACTCGTGGTTAGTCTGTTGGTGTACGCGCTAGCAGTCCGGGTGACAGGTGACCGTCGAGTGGGATTAGCCTCGGTCGCGTTCCTCGCTGTGAGTCCCGCGTTCGCCTATCGGACCGGTCTCGGATTCGCCGACCACCATGCCTTCGACTACCCGTGGCTTGTACTGACTGCCCTCACGCTGGTCGTGCTGGCCGACGTGGACCGCGAAAGCCTCCAAAGGCCCCGAACGTTGCTCTGGTCAGCCATTCTCGGAGTAGCGGTGGCTGGACAGGTTTTGGCGTGGGAGGCTGGACCGCTCCTCGTCGGTGCGCTCGGCGTCTACGTCGCCTCCCGAGCAATCGCGGACGTACGGGCCGACCGCTCGCCGCTCGTGACTACTGCACCTGTACTTGCCGGACTGGCGCTCGCCTCGGTACTCTCTCACCTTGCGCACGCAGGGTTCGGCTGGCACACCGATGTCGTGGCTTACTCGCCGGTTCTCTTGCTCGTCGGTGTCGCGGCCATCTCGCTACTCGGCGAGGCAGTCCGCCGCGTCGGCATGCCCGCATACGTCCTCGGCACGGCGGAAGTCGCGGGTGCGCTGAGCGGCCTCGCGCTCATTTTCTCTTTCCTCCCGTCGTACGCTTCAGTGTTGAACTACCAGATCGACTTCCTCCTGTTCAGAACCGGTATCGCCGAAAATAGGTCGATGTTCGCTGGCGGACCTAGCGGCATCCTCCTCGGGCCGATACTCGAACTCGGATTCGCGTGGGTTCTGGCGTTGCCAATGCTTGGATGGGCGAGTTGGCGCGTGTACCGGCGCGACCACACGGAGTGGGTTGTCGTCTGCGTCTACGGGTGGTACTTCCTCGTACTGGCAACGCTGCAGCGCCGATTCGTCGGAGAGTTCACACCCTTTGTCGCGATACTAGCCGGATACGCATTCGTCGTGCTCGGGGCGAAACTTAACATAGTCACGGGGCCGTCGTTCGCTCGCAGTAGAGCGAACAAACAGTCCCAGAGCGCCGACGGTGGCGTCGAATCGATCGGGTTGCCAGACCGAGGTACTATCGTCGCCCTCGCTGTGCTGTTCCTGTTCGTATCCAGCGCTGGCGCGGTCCAAACCGGCGTCCGCAACGAACAAGTGAAAATAGACGACGATAAGGTCGATGCGGCGGTGTGGATGGGCAGTTACGCCGAAGATCGGGGTCTGGAGTACCCCGAGAACTACGTGTTGAGCAAGTGGGGGCGCAATCGGATGTACAACTACTTCGTGAACGATGAGGCGAAGTCATACACCTTCGCCGAGCGAAACTACGAAAAGTTTCTCTCGTCTCACGACCCCGAGGCAGAGTACAATCGACTGAGCGACAGGGTCGGATTCCTCGTCACGAAGAACCTCGACCTCAACGGCGAAGCCCTGCCGGAGTCGAACTATGCACGACTTCACAAACGGTTCGGAAGTGTCGGGCCGAACGGCGAACGCGGAGCAGGTCACTACCGGGCGGTGTACGCCAGCGAAGACGGGTCAGTGAAGGTGTTTACACTGGTTCCTGGAGTCTCCATTACCGGAGAGGCTAAGCCTAATACGACGCTGACTATCGAGAAAAAAATAGACATCGAAGGCGCTTCGTTTATGTACGAGAGGGCAATCTCGGTCAACGAGCTCGGCGTGTACGAGGTGACAGTTCCGTACCCAGGGACGTACGAAATCGGCGGTGAGACGGTCGAAGTTTCGGAACGCGAGGTCCGAGCAGGTACGCAAATGAACTTACTCGGCGATTCGGGAGCGTACTGGCCGTTCGACGATCCTACCGACGATACGGCCTACGACGTTCGCTCCGGAAACCATCTAACCGCTGGTAGTGCGAAGTGGGTCGAGAGCCGTCACGGGAATGCCATCGTGCTCAACAAGACCCAGAAATTACAGACGGATGACTCTCCGAGTCTCGACGCGAACGAGAGTGTGACGATGGCCATGTGGTTCCGGACCAACCAGAGTGTCGATTACCGAAACGACGTGAAGTATCCCCGAATCGCGCTCAAAGGCGAAGTGACTCCCTTCAGAAAGACAGATGGGTATCAGATCGCCATGGCTCGCGGTCAGCTGATAGGTGTCGTTGGGAACGGAACGAACGCGGCGAAGGTCCAAGGCCCACGCGTGGACGACGGTAAGTGGCACCACGCGACACTAATGTGGAACGGCACGGAAGCGACACTGTACGTGGACGGACAAGCAGTAGACCGAGCAGACTGGACCGGAACTATTGGCAACGACGACTCGTTCGTCGTCGGCCACGGCTACCCCGGAACCATCGACGAGATGCGAGTTTGGAAACGAGGACTGTCGCCCGAGGAGATCCGTGAGTTCCGTTCCGATGAGTCCAGCGGAAGCGAGACCGGCCAGTAG